GACCTGTTTTTCAACAGCCCACAAAAAAAGCCAGCGTCATGCGCTGGCTTTTCCGTGTCAGGTATTCGCCTAAATCAGCTGGCGAAACCGGTCTTCGCTCGCGGACGATCAGCCCGACGGCGAGGTTGTACCGGCTGGTAGGCCAGTTTGGCGTGGGTTGCACAATAAGGCATGGACGGGTCGGCCTTGTGTCCACAGAAGTGGAAGCCATCCGTCCCCGGGTCGCCAATGGGCCATTTGCAGGTGTGTTCAGTCAGCGTCAGAACAGTTGCTAGCTGACCGGGTGTGACTTCGACCGGTACCAGCGGCTGTGGCTCCGGCTCCGGCATCGCCGGTTCTTCTTTGATCTCAACGGGACGCGGTGCTGAGGGCTGTTGTGGCCGTGGCGCCGTCGCCCGCGGCGCGGATGGCCGTGCCCTTGGTGCCCGGTTGGTCGTTGCGCGACCTGATAGGCCCAGACGATGGATTTTCCCGATCACTGCATTGCGGGTCACACCACCGAGCTGCTTAGCAACTTGGCTGGCACTTAGACCCTCTGCCCAAAGTTTTTTCAGAAGCTCAACGCGTTCTTCTGTCCACATGGCTCGCTATCCCCTTGAAATGGCGCCGAAAACGGCCGCCGGCCCCTCAGAAAGCATCTGAGCTCGATCTGCAAAACCCGGATCTGGAACCCCGGAAAGGGTTAACGTCCGCCGCTTGATCGCACTAGATGTCGTGTACTTGAGGTGAGAATATACAAAATGAGGGGTGTCGGACGCAAGATTTGGTTAAGAAATGAATCTGCTTATCCACAGGAAATCGTCTGATCAGCGCCAGATGCGTCGATGTTCGGGGAAAACCTGTCATCAATGTGGAAAAACCCGGCTCATTATGGAAAAAGCTCCTTCCGGTCATTGCGGTTAAGCGTTCAATCGCCTATCTCCGGAGCCGGGGCGGTTTATCTGGATCGTATGAGATAGGTGAGACGTTCAAAGCACTCCCAGCAAAAGTTTTAGACTTTCGTGGTTCGGAAGTGCGACGAAACAAAGAAACAGGAGCCCGGTTTTGAGTTCATCAAAACCTCAAAGGCTCTAAAAGCAGTGGCGGCGGTGACGTCTGCAAAGTGGGGCCGAAATCATGAGCCAGGATAATTATCTGCCAGAAGGCGCACGGCATTTCGGGTCGTTCAATTGGCTGGGCCTATGGACGCTTTACCTGAAAGAGGTGAAGCGTTTCGTCAAAGTCATCACGCAGACTGTGCTGGCGCCCGTCATCACAACACTTCTTTTCCTTGCGATTTTCTCCTTGGCATTGGGACGCTTGCGCCCGGACGTGAACGGGGTGCCATTCACTGAGTTCCTGGCGCCAGGTCTCATTATGATGACCATGCTTCAAAACGCTTTTGCCAACACGTCGTCTTCAATCCTGATTTCCAAGGTTCAAGGTAATATTGTTGATGTGTTGATGCCGCCTTTGTCTGCTGGAGAACTCAACATAGGCTTTGCCATGGCAGGAGTAACCCGCGGCGTCTTGGTCGGCTTTGTAACCGCCCTTGGCATGCTGCCGTTCGTGGGTTTGTCGATTGAGCATCTTTGGGCTGTGGTTTTCTACGCAATCGGCGCCTCTCTCATGTTGTCATTGCTTGGCATGCTGGGGGGCATTTGGGCGGAGAAGTTCGACCATCTCCAAGCGGTCACGAATTTCATCATCACGCCGTTGGCCTTTCTCTCAGGCACGTTTTATTCCGTAAAACAGCTGCCGGAGTTCGCCTACATCTTCACTCAATACAACCCGTTCTTCTATCTGATCGATGGCTTCCGTTACGCCTTCACCGGCGTGTCAGACGGCAACATCATGACAGGTGTTCTTGTTACCATTGGCTGCAATGCGGTGCTTTGGATCATCTCTGATCGGGTTCTCCGGCGAGGCTATCGTCTCAAGGCCTAACCTATTGAGAAACCACACCTAATTGGCGTGGCTTGCCATTTCAGCCAATTGACAAAAGCCCTCACTTTGAGGATACTCCGGCGCTTCTTGAACAGCCGCCGGCCTCTGGCGGCTTTTTTCATTGGCGTTCGGGAGCGAACCGATGATCACACCCATATTGCCGACCTACGGTCGGGCCGACCTCGAATTTGAGAGCGGTGAAGGACCATTTCTAATTACGCCCACCGGCGATCGTTACCTCGATTTTGGGGCTGGGGTCGCCGTGGCTTCACTTGGCCACGCGCATCCGCACTTGGTGGAAGCGCTGGAAACCCAAGCAAAGAAGCTATGGCACACATCAAACCTGTACCGCATTCCGGGGCAGGAACGGCTTGCTGAACGTCTCGTTGCTGCGACATTTGCCGACACGGTCTTCTTCACGAATTCAGGCGCTGAAGCGTTGGAATGCTCTATCAAGATGGCGCGCAAATTCCACGCGGAGAACGGCGCACCGGAACGAGACGAACTTATTACCTTTGAAGGCGCCTTTCACGGCCGGACATTAGCGACGATTGCCGCTGGAGGTCAGGAGAAATATCTAGAAGGTTTCGGACGGCGCATGCCTGGCTTTGTCCAGGTCCCAATGGGCGACCTTAAAGCGCTGAAGGAGGCGATTGGTCCCAACACGGCCGGCGTTTTGCTAGAACCTATTGAAGGGGAAGGTGGGATCCGTCCATGGGAGCTCACAGCCCTTCAGTCTATCCGCACCATCTGCGACGACGCGGGCATTTTACTGGTGCTCGACGAAGTTCAAACCGGTGTCGGTCGGACTGGAAAACTTTATGCTCATGAACTCGCTGGGGTAACGCCAGACATTATGGCCTCTGCCAAAGGCCTTGGGGGCGGGTTCCCGGTGGGGGCCTGTCTGGCGACAGAAGACGCTGCCAAGGGAATGACGGCTGGAACCCATGGATCAACCTTTGGGGGAAATCCCCTGGCCATGGCCGTCGCCAACGGTGTGCTGGATGTTGTGCTCGACGAGGACTTCCTGGATGCCGTGCGGCAAAAAGGTCTCAAGCTGAAACAGAAGCTGGCAATGCTGGCAGACGAAAACAGCGATATCATTGAGACCGTGCGTGGTGAGGGTCTGATGTTGGGCCTGAAATGCAAAATCCCGAACACTGAACTTGTCGGGGCGCTTATCGACCGCAAGTTATTGACTGTCGGGGCGGGCGACAATGTTGTTCGTCTCCTCCCGCCGCTCATCATTGACGACACTCATATTGATCAAGCGATTGAAACCATCGCTGAAGCCTGCGGTGCCCTAAGGGCAGCAAAGGCCCAGAAGGAGGCCGCAAAATGACCAGCGCGCCGAAGCACTTTCTCGATCTGGACGAAGTTAGCAAAGGAAATCTGCGGAGCATTATTGATGATGCTCGCGCGCGTAAAGAAGCACGCGCAGGACTTCCTCATGGCATCACAGACAAAGACAAACCCTTAGAAGGGCGTCTTCTGGCGATGATCTTCGAAAAGCCGTCCACCCGCACTCGCGTATCGTTTGATGTAGCAATGCGTCAGCTTGGCGGAGAAACACTCCTGCTAAACGGTACAGAAATGCAGCTGGGCCGAGGCGAAAGCGTGGCTGATACTGCCCGCGTTCTGTCACGCTATGTCGATGCAATCATGATCCGCACAACAAGCCACGACAAACTTGGAACTTGCAGAGCACGCGACAGTGCCTGTCATTAATGGTCTGACCGACAAGACCCATCCCTGTCAGTTGATGGCCGATGTCCTGACCTTTGAAGAGCATAAAGGGCCGATCAAGGATCGTTCCGTCGCCTGGTCTGGAGATGGAAACAATGTCGCCGTGTCCTGGGTTCATGCCGCCGCTCAGTTTGATTTCGATCTGCGCGTTGCCTGCCCGCCAGAGTTGGCTCTGCCAGCTGAAACGGTTGCCTGGGCGGAAAAACAGGGTGCTCGGGTGAAAGTCACGACAGATCCTTACGAGGCTGTAGACGGTGTCGATTGTGTTGTCGCTGACACTTGGGTTTCCATGGGAGACCCAGAAGATCTAATCGCAAGTCGGCATAACTCTTTGGCACCATACCAGGTAGACGAGCGCCTCATGGCGGCTGCCCACAAAGAGGCAATCTTCATGCACTGTCTTCCGGCCCATCGAGGCGAGGAAATGACGGCAGAAGTGATTGATGGGCCTCAATCTGTTGTGTTCGATGGGGCGGAGAACCGTTTGCATGCCCAAAAGAGCATCCTTGCGTGGTGCCTGGCGTGACGACGGGCGATCAACCTCTCACGACTGAGAATCTGCACCTTGATGACATCGTTGTGCCCTTCCAGATTGAGGGCATCGGCGTACGCGGACGCGCAACACGTCTATCCGGCCTCATCACTGACGTCATGTCGCGCCATGATTATCCTGAGCCGGTGTCTATCCTGCTTGGGGAGGCGCTGACGCTTGTTGCAATGTTGGGAACTGCGCTCAAGTTTGATGGCAAGCTCACCCTGCAAACGAAGACCGATGGGCCTGTCTCTATGTTGGTCGCGGATTTTGAGACGCCGGGGAACATCAGAGGTTACGCCCACCTAGATAGCGACCGACTTAATGCTGCCCTGGAAAAGGGCGTCGATACGCCGACTGAATTGCTCGGAACCGGATACCTGGCTTTGACCATAGACCAGGGCGCTGATATGGATCGGTATCAAGGCATTGTTCAGTTGGACGCACGTGGCCTCACAGAGGCTGCACATGAATACTTCGCACAATCTGAACAGATCGCGACGCGCATTCGCATGGCGGTCGGCCCTTTATATGAAAGAGGGGAAGTCGGCGAAGCCTCGAAGGTCACCTGGCGCGCTGGTGCGGTCATGGTCCAGCATCTGGCGGAAGATGGAGGCCTTACCGGCTATCGTGAACCTGATGACGAACGACTCCTGAGCGATGAAGAAAAGAACTGGGAACACGCAGCGATTTTGCTCGATTCCGTCACCGACAGTGAATTACTCGACCCGGATGTGACCGCCGACCGTCTTCTATTCCGTCTCTACCATGAAGATGGAGTACGAGTGTTTAGCCCCGCAAGTGTCCAGTTCGGCTGCCCCTGCTCTCGCGAACGGATTGAAGGTGTTTTGAAGACTTTCGGGGCTGACGATTTGGATCACATGGTGGAGAATGGTCGGATTGAAGCCAAATGCGAGTTTTGCGCCGATCAGTATGAATTTGATCCGGCAGACCTGAGAGGATAGGAGCGCGATGCGCGGTTTTTTGGGTGCACTTGGAACCGCTTTTTTCAGCATGTCCGTGCTAAGCGCGTGTACGAGCGCTCCGCCCGCTCCACCAACCGAAATTTCGATCACATTTCAACATCGCGCGCCGATTGACCTCAATGTTGCAAAAGTCGAACTTGTCGATCGTTACCAGCCGACGCTTCGCAGCCCCCATGTTGAACATCTCCACAAAGTCACGCCCTCTACAGTAACCAGAACTTGGGTTGGTGAGCGGCTGCGCGCTATCGGCACTCGCGGATTGATCACCCTTATTGTGGAAGAAGCTGGTGTGATTGAGGAACCTGTCGGCGTGTCCGACGGTTTTGAAGGCCTGTTTCGCGATGAAGTGGACACCCGCTTGATCGGGGTGATCCGTGCTCGCTTTGATCATATAGATGTAGGGCCGCCAGGGGCGTCGCACTCAGTGGAGGTTGTTGCCGAAGCGAGTGCTGAGGTGCTTGAAAGCGCCACGCTGAATGAGCGCGATCTGGCCTATTTCCGCTTGGTTGAAAGATTGGCAGGTGAATTTGACCGGGTTCTCACAGCTGAGATCCAACAGTCACTCCCCTCCCTGATCGTCCACTAAGTCTAGGCGGCGACATGGTCCATAAGCCGACGCATAAAGCGCTCGCAGGCATCCACCTGTGAGAGAAGCACAAATTCATCCGGCTTATGCGCCTGCAGAATGTTGCCGGGGCCACAGATGACGGTGGGTATGTCGGCAAGCTGGAAGAGACCCGCTTCAGTACCATAAGAAACAGCATGTGTTGCGTTCTGTTCTGCGAGTTTCAAAACCAGCGTCTCCCCTGGCGACCCATCTTCCGGCGTCAGAGGTGGAACATGGGCTCCCGGCACTGTTTCGATACTGGCGCCCGCGTGTACTGCCTGCATTTTCTGGAGCAATTCTGTTTCAGCGAACCCGTTGACCTTGCCGACAATCTCTTGCGGGTCTTGGCCTGGCAGGGCGCGGAACTCCCATTCGAAGGAGCATTCCTTTGGAATGATGTTGAGCGCAGTGCCGCCTTGAATGGTACCTACATGCACGCTGGTGTAAGGCGGCTCAAAGCGGCCGGTCGGGTCGCCTTTGATCTTCATATCTTCGGCGATCTGCGAAATGAAATGGATCATCTCAGCTGCGATCATAACAGCGTTCACACCCTCATTGGTTGCACTTGAATGCGCTTCAAGCCCTCGTACCGTCGTTGTAAAAGCATCAATGCTCTTGTGCGCATTCACGACCAACATGTCTGTAGGTTCCCCCACGATCACAATCTGAGGACGGGGCAGATGCCGCACCGCCTCATCAATCAGCGGTCGCACGCCCAGACAGCCAATTTCCTCGTCATAAGAGAGCGCAAAATGGATCGGCACAGAGAGGCCGCGTTCAAGGAAGTCCGGCACCAGGGCAAGGGCGATGGCGAAGAAACTTTTCATGTCGCATGTGCCACGCCCATAGAGACGGTCATGCGTCTCGCGAAGCGAAAATGGGTCTGAGGTCCAGTCCTGACCATCTATCGGAACCACATCTGTATGGCCTGACAAAACTATCCCGCCCGGTACATCCGCTGGACCAACGGTCGCTAAAAGATTGGCTTTGGTGCCATCGGTGTTTTCAACGCGGGAATGGGGAACACTCCAGCCGTCCAGATAGTCCTCTAGAAAGGTAATCAGGTTGAGGTTTGAATGACGGCTCACCGTATCGAAGCTGATGAGCTTCGCGATCATTTCTTTTGGAGTGTATCGCGTGCCCATAGCAAGGAACCTCTCTCTTAGCCGCGCCAAAACGTTGGCGTTAAGATGACCAGTACGGTGAAGATTTCAAGGCGTCCGATCAGCATCGTGAAGGACAAAGTCCATTTTGCAAGATCTGGAAGAGTGGAGAAGTTGCCGGATGGACCTACGATGGGCCCAAGGCCTGGGCCTACATTCGCAATGGCAGTACCCGCCGATGACACAGCGGTGACAAGGTCAAGACCCATCAACGTCAGCGCCATAGAGACAATGCCGAACGTAAGAGCAAACAGAAACATGAAGCTCATCACCGAGGCGGTCACACTGTCCTGGATGGGCTTGCGGTTATAGTGCGGAACAAAGACCCCATTGGGGTGGATGAGGCGCCGCACCTGAACAACGGCAGCTTCATAAACAACCTGGAACCGAAATATTTTAATGCCACAGGACGTTGACCCGGCACAGCCGCCGATGAACATGATGAAGAAAAACAATGTTGTCGCAAAAGGTCCCCAGAGCGAATAATCCTGTGTGGCGTAGCCGGTACCCGTCATGATCGAAATGACATTAAAGGCCGCATAGCGCAGATCCGTCAGTGCGTCTGGCTCTACCAGAGTCGCTTTGTCATAAAAGGTCATCAGAGCGACGAAGACGAGCAGCACACCAAAAAAAACCTGTACCTGGGTGTCTTTCCAGAGCGTCTGCGGGCGGCCTCTGATTGCTTGCAAGTAAAGTGCGAAAGGCAGACTGCCAACGATCATGGCGCCGATGATGATCCAGTCAATTTGAGCGCTGGCGAAAAAGCCAACGGAACCGTCTTTGGTGGAGAAGCCTCCTGTTGCGATAGAAGTCATCGCATGGTTGATGGCATCGAATGCAGGCATATCAGCAACCCACAAAAGAAGTGCCGTCAGACCGGTTGCGAAGGCGTAAAACGAAATAAGGGAAACAGCGAGTTGTGCTGCGCTCGGCAAGACCTTCTCGGCAGTATCAAAAGCTTCCACTTTAAACAGCTGCATGCCGCCAATTTGAAGGATCGGTAGGATGGCGATGGCCATCACGATAATGCCGAGACCGCCAAGCCATTGTAGCAAGCTACGCCAAAGCAGGATGCCTGGAGGGGCGCTGTCGAGCCCGGAAATCACCGTAGAGCCGGTGGTCGTAAGGCCAGACATCGCTTCAAAAAAGGCGTCGGCATAGGAGAGTTCGAGGCCTGAAAAGGCAAAGGGAAGAGCAGCAAAGGCTGGCAAGATGGTCCAGGCGGCGACCACCAGGACAAAGGCTTCCCGGATGCTCAGGCTGCCTGCATGGCCCCAGGTCATGAGCGCAAAGGAGACACCGGTGAAAAGCGTCAGCATGGCAGAGCTGGCAAAGACGACCCAGTCATCATTGCCGACGGCCACATCCACCAGCGCGGGCAGAAACATAGCAGCGCCGATCATCGCCAGGAAGATGCCGTTGACGAGAAATATTGGCCGTGTGTCGAACAATGTGAAGCCGTTGCCCCGGTTGGTGCATCTCGTCAGAACTTAAAGAGCCTCAGGCTAAGTCCATCAGAAACACTGGATGCCCTAAATTAGAGCAATTCCGAGATACAGCGAAGCTCTGAATGGAGGGTCTATTCAGCTTAGTGAACCATTCGGTCTGCATGAGGGCAGTCAAGCGGGAAGGGTGGGACTGCGGCATCGAACGTTTCGCCATGGCGGGTCTCCATCCGGTAGGTCCCAACCATAATCCCGGAGGGCGCCGCAAGCGGTGTACCGCTCGTATATTCATAGACCTCGCCAGGGAGGATCACTGGCTGTTCGCCGACAACACCGGTCCCTTTGACCTCATGGACCTGGCCATGACTGTCGGAAATCTGCCAATGGCGCGCGCGAAGCTGCACGGCCTCTCTGCTCTCATTGTAAATGAGAACCGTATAGGCCCAGACATAGTAGCCCTGATCCGGATCGGACTGATCAGCCAGATAAATCGGCTCCACTTCGATGCGGATAGACCGGGTCGTCTGCTTATAGAGTCCAACCGTTTCCGGGGACTGCGTGCCTGCGCTATTTACAAAATCGGATCTCATTGACGCTCTCCTGAGGGGACCCCCAGACTAGACGGAGGCAACCTAACCAGGTGTTACTGAGACGTTGCGTTTCGTTCATATGCCTAACGAATTCGAAACAAACAAGAGCCGATTGATTAACTATGAGACACTCAGTGCTCGGTTGATGTCATCCACAAGATCAGCAGGGTCTTCCAGACCAACCGAAAGTCGCAGAAGTCCTTCAGTTATTCCCAATTCCGCCCGTGCTGAATCATCCAGCCTTTGATGAGTTGTCGTTGCGGGATGAGTGATCAAGCTCTTCGAATCACCGAGATTATTGGAGATCGAAACGATTTTCAGGGCATTCGCGAATCTAAAGGCAGCCTCTTTCCCTCCCGCCAGTTCCAAAGCGACAATGTTCCCGCCAAGCTCCATCTGGTCCATGGCGAGCTTGTATTGAGGGTGGCTCTTCAGTCCTGGATATATGGTCCGCCGAACTTTTGAACTCCCCTCCACGGCCTGCGCAACACACCGCGCATTCCGACAATGCTCGCGCATGCGCAGGTCCAGTGTCTCCAGACTTTTCAGCATCACCCAGGCATTGAAGGGGCTGAGTGAGGGGCCTGTTTGCCGCAGAAAATTCGCCAGGTGATCGTCGATAAAGGCCTGGTCCGCCAGCACAACGCCACCGAGGCAACGACCCTGGCCGTCAATGTGTTTGGTTGCGGAATAGGCAACGACATCTGCGCCAAATTCCATTGGGCGCTGCAGAACAGGACTTGCGAATGCATTGTCAACGACCAGCCGGGCATCAGCATTGTGGGCTATGTCGGCAACAGCTTTCAGGTCGATAATCTCCAGCGTTGGATTGGACGGCGTTTCGAGGAAAAAGACCTTGGTGTTTGGGCGTACCGCACTTTCCCACTGAGAAAGGTCCGTTCCGTCAACCAACGTGCTCTCAACGCCAAATCGCGGCAGCAGGTCTTCAACAATATAGCGACAGGACCCAAACAGGGCTTTTGCTGCGACGACATGGTCGCCTGTGGTCAGCTGACAAAGCATTGCTGCTGTGATGGCGGCCATGCCGCTGGCGGTGGCGCGCGCATCGTCTGCGCCTTCCAGTGCCATCATCCGCTCTTCGAACATGCGCACAGTGGGGTTGGCAAAGCGGCTATAGATAAAGCCGTCATTCTCGCCCTTGAACCGGGCTTCTGCAGCCTCCGCGCTCTCATAGACGTAGCCGGACGTCAGGAACATGGCTTCGCTCGTCTCCCCGAACGGGCTGCGCATGGTGCCTCCGTGAACCGCCTGCGTACGAGGACGGAGGGGTGATTTGGCGTCTGATTGGCTCATTTTTTCAACTTCCCAACAAAAAAACCCCGATCGGACGGATCGGGGCTCTGCCTCCCGACCTTTTAGCGAGTTATTTTACGTGGCCGCAAGCCGATCGGCTCAAATCACCACGGGATTGAAGAGCATATAAGGGGGCTCGGGGCTTGCCGTCAAGTGCCCTTAACACTTGGTTCGTGGCCATGTGCCGCCTATAACGGGGGCCCAGCTTGAATTTATGACAGATTCCCGGACACAGATGACCAAATCCGCGAGTGATCTTTTCCCTGACCATGATGGTGCGACGCCCAGCTCGGCCCGCGCGGGTGCGGCCCATGCAACGGGCATCCTGCCAGCCCATGCCATCCGAGCATTGGTGAAGGACCAGCAGATTTGGGGCACCAGGGAGATTGAGGACAACCAGGTGCAGCCTGCAAGCCTTGATCTGCGCCTGGGAGCAACGGCCTATCGCCTGCGGGCGAGCTTCCTGCCGGGACCTAAATCCAGTGTGATGGAAAAGGTGGAAGCCTTTTCCTTCCATAAGATCGACCTGACCGAAGGCGCTGTGCTGGAGACAGGCTGCGTCTATCTCGTGCCCTTGATGGAAGCGTTGGCACTCTCCGAGCGCACAAGTGCCAGTGCCAATCCTAAAAGTTCTACAGGCCGCCTGGATGTCTTTACGAGGCTGATTACTGATCACGGGTCAGAGTTTGATCAGGTTGAAGCCGGGTACAAGGGCCATCTCTATCTGGAAATAAGCCCGCGAACATTTTCCGTGTTGGTACGCGCTGGGTCTAGGCTGTCGCAAATCCGGTTCCGACGGGGTCAGCCGACCCATACAGACATCGAATTGCGCACCCTGCATGAGCAAGAACGATTGGTGGATGACGCGGTCGCTGATATTGACGGTGGTCTGGGATTGAGTGTCGACCTCAAAGGTGACGATCAGACGGGGCTTATCGGGTACCGCGCCAAGCGCCACTCCGGTCTGATTGATGTGGACCTTCGCGATGGGTACGAGACGCTTGATTTTTGGGAACCGATTTACGCACGAGCTGATGGTGCGCTGGTCCTCGACCCGAATGAGTTTTATATCCTGGCATCAAGGGAAGCTGTTCACGTGCCGGCAACCCATGCCGCTGAAATGGTTCCCTATAATCCGCTGGTTGGTGAATTTCGCGTCCACTATGCAGGTTTTTTTGATCCTGGGTTTGGGGCACGTGCCGCTGGCGGCGCAGGCAGCAGGGGGGTGCTTGAAGTTCGCAGCCACGACGTGCCGTTCATTCTTGAGCACGGTCAAACCATTGGACGGCTGCTCTATGAACGCCTGACCGACGCACCGACCGAACTATACGGCCAGGGGATCGGCTCTTCCTATCAGAAGCAGGGTCTGAAACTCTCCAAGCATTTTAGAACGCCCTGATCCGATCTGTTTTCCCGCTGCCGCATCAGATGGTGCGACGACGGACGTAAGGAACTCTCACATGAACCTGTCTCACTGCCACAACTTCCAGGATTTCCGGAAGCTTGCGAAGAAACGCCTGCCGGGGCCGATCTTCCACTATATTGACGGCGCCGCTGACGATGAGGTGACCTACCGACGTAACACCGCTGCTTATGAGGCTTGTGACCTGGTGCCAAGCGTGCTGGCGGGCGTTGAAGATGTCGACCTGTCTGTTGAGATTTTCGGCAAGAAACTCGGCATGCCGGTCTATTGTGCGCCGACGGCGTTGCAAAGGCTTTTCCATCATGATGGGGAGCGCGCAGTGGCACGGGCTGCCGAAAAGTATCAGACGATGTTTGGCGTGTCCTCGCTCGGTACGGTGAGCGTGGAAGAGATAGCGGGCATGATCGA
The DNA window shown above is from Parvibaculaceae bacterium PLY_AMNH_Bact1 and carries:
- a CDS encoding GcrA cell cycle regulator (Derived by automated computational analysis using gene prediction method: Protein Homology.), with the protein product MWTEERVELLKKLWAEGLSASQVAKQLGGVTRNAVIGKIHRLGLSGRATTNRAPRARPSAPRATAPRPQQPSAPRPVEIKEEPAMPEPEPQPLVPVEVTPGQLATVLTLTEHTCKWPIGDPGTDGFHFCGHKADPSMPYCATHAKLAYQPVQPRRRADRPRAKTGFAS
- a CDS encoding ABC transporter permease (Derived by automated computational analysis using gene prediction method: Protein Homology. GO_component: GO:0016020 - membrane [Evidence IEA]); the protein is MSQDNYLPEGARHFGSFNWLGLWTLYLKEVKRFVKVITQTVLAPVITTLLFLAIFSLALGRLRPDVNGVPFTEFLAPGLIMMTMLQNAFANTSSSILISKVQGNIVDVLMPPLSAGELNIGFAMAGVTRGVLVGFVTALGMLPFVGLSIEHLWAVVFYAIGASLMLSLLGMLGGIWAEKFDHLQAVTNFIITPLAFLSGTFYSVKQLPEFAYIFTQYNPFFYLIDGFRYAFTGVSDGNIMTGVLVTIGCNAVLWIISDRVLRRGYRLKA
- a CDS encoding aspartate aminotransferase family protein (Derived by automated computational analysis using gene prediction method: Protein Homology.), with the translated sequence MITPILPTYGRADLEFESGEGPFLITPTGDRYLDFGAGVAVASLGHAHPHLVEALETQAKKLWHTSNLYRIPGQERLAERLVAATFADTVFFTNSGAEALECSIKMARKFHAENGAPERDELITFEGAFHGRTLATIAAGGQEKYLEGFGRRMPGFVQVPMGDLKALKEAIGPNTAGVLLEPIEGEGGIRPWELTALQSIRTICDDAGILLVLDEVQTGVGRTGKLYAHELAGVTPDIMASAKGLGGGFPVGACLATEDAAKGMTAGTHGSTFGGNPLAMAVANGVLDVVLDEDFLDAVRQKGLKLKQKLAMLADENSDIIETVRGEGLMLGLKCKIPNTELVGALIDRKLLTVGAGDNVVRLLPPLIIDDTHIDQAIETIAEACGALRAAKAQKEAAK
- a CDS encoding Hsp33 family molecular chaperone (Derived by automated computational analysis using gene prediction method: Protein Homology. GO_function: GO:0051082 - unfolded protein binding [Evidence IEA]; GO_process: GO:0006457 - protein folding [Evidence IEA]): MTTGDQPLTTENLHLDDIVVPFQIEGIGVRGRATRLSGLITDVMSRHDYPEPVSILLGEALTLVAMLGTALKFDGKLTLQTKTDGPVSMLVADFETPGNIRGYAHLDSDRLNAALEKGVDTPTELLGTGYLALTIDQGADMDRYQGIVQLDARGLTEAAHEYFAQSEQIATRIRMAVGPLYERGEVGEASKVTWRAGAVMVQHLAEDGGLTGYREPDDERLLSDEEKNWEHAAILLDSVTDSELLDPDVTADRLLFRLYHEDGVRVFSPASVQFGCPCSRERIEGVLKTFGADDLDHMVENGRIEAKCEFCADQYEFDPADLRG
- a CDS encoding hypothetical protein (Derived by automated computational analysis using gene prediction method: GeneMarkS-2+.) produces the protein MSVLSACTSAPPAPPTEISITFQHRAPIDLNVAKVELVDRYQPTLRSPHVEHLHKVTPSTVTRTWVGERLRAIGTRGLITLIVEEAGVIEEPVGVSDGFEGLFRDEVDTRLIGVIRARFDHIDVGPPGASHSVEVVAEASAEVLESATLNERDLAYFRLVERLAGEFDRVLTAEIQQSLPSLIVH
- the argE gene encoding acetylornithine deacetylase (Derived by automated computational analysis using gene prediction method: Protein Homology. GO_function: GO:0008777 - acetylornithine deacetylase activity [Evidence IEA]; GO_process: GO:0006592 - ornithine biosynthetic process [Evidence IEA]), whose protein sequence is MGTRYTPKEMIAKLISFDTVSRHSNLNLITFLEDYLDGWSVPHSRVENTDGTKANLLATVGPADVPGGIVLSGHTDVVPIDGQDWTSDPFSLRETHDRLYGRGTCDMKSFFAIALALVPDFLERGLSVPIHFALSYDEEIGCLGVRPLIDEAVRHLPRPQIVIVGEPTDMLVVNAHKSIDAFTTTVRGLEAHSSATNEGVNAVMIAAEMIHFISQIAEDMKIKGDPTGRFEPPYTSVHVGTIQGGTALNIIPKECSFEWEFRALPGQDPQEIVGKVNGFAETELLQKMQAVHAGASIETVPGAHVPPLTPEDGSPGETLVLKLAEQNATHAVSYGTEAGLFQLADIPTVICGPGNILQAHKPDEFVLLSQVDACERFMRRLMDHVAA
- a CDS encoding TrkH family potassium uptake protein (Derived by automated computational analysis using gene prediction method: Protein Homology.); protein product: MFDTRPIFLVNGIFLAMIGAAMFLPALVDVAVGNDDWVVFASSAMLTLFTGVSFALMTWGHAGSLSIREAFVLVVAAWTILPAFAALPFAFSGLELSYADAFFEAMSGLTTTGSTVISGLDSAPPGILLWRSLLQWLGGLGIIVMAIAILPILQIGGMQLFKVEAFDTAEKVLPSAAQLAVSLISFYAFATGLTALLLWVADMPAFDAINHAMTSIATGGFSTKDGSVGFFASAQIDWIIIGAMIVGSLPFALYLQAIRGRPQTLWKDTQVQVFFGVLLVFVALMTFYDKATLVEPDALTDLRYAAFNVISIMTGTGYATQDYSLWGPFATTLFFFIMFIGGCAGSTSCGIKIFRFQVVYEAAVVQVRRLIHPNGVFVPHYNRKPIQDSVTASVMSFMFLFALTFGIVSMALTLMGLDLVTAVSSAGTAIANVGPGLGPIVGPSGNFSTLPDLAKWTLSFTMLIGRLEIFTVLVILTPTFWRG
- the apaG gene encoding Co2+/Mg2+ efflux protein ApaG (Derived by automated computational analysis using gene prediction method: Protein Homology.), translated to MRSDFVNSAGTQSPETVGLYKQTTRSIRIEVEPIYLADQSDPDQGYYVWAYTVLIYNESREAVQLRARHWQISDSHGQVHEVKGTGVVGEQPVILPGEVYEYTSGTPLAAPSGIMVGTYRMETRHGETFDAAVPPFPLDCPHADRMVH